The following proteins are encoded in a genomic region of Chryseobacterium shigense:
- a CDS encoding acyltransferase family protein, with protein sequence MQSITKNNFDFIRVLLAFIVFLGHLGTLSYSGQLHFLSHSPVEVAVFSFFIVSGFLIARSYERSSSLKSYAKKRFNRIVPAYLLVVFLCTVLLSLVSTLSFSDYFGDIKVYKYLFWNSIFMNFMAPNLPGVFGNEAVNGALWTLKIEMCFYIAVPLIFLLFGKNNKYRNISLIVLYFLSLIFLNYFEMTGRPAVSRQLPGSLCYFIGGMLVYFHFDQFIKYKNRLFMIAIITVWIDLILHIKLFSPIMISIIVLYIAYSFKFLNNFGKYGDFTYGIYIFHFPIIRVFATLGLFANYNPFLMGFVCMLVVIGVGIASWHLYEKKFL encoded by the coding sequence ATGCAGAGTATAACGAAAAATAATTTTGACTTCATCCGTGTTCTCCTTGCTTTCATTGTCTTTTTAGGACATTTGGGAACTTTAAGCTACTCCGGTCAGCTTCACTTTTTGTCCCACAGTCCCGTAGAAGTTGCTGTTTTTTCGTTTTTCATCGTCAGTGGATTCCTTATTGCCAGGAGCTACGAGAGATCTTCCAGCCTTAAAAGCTATGCCAAGAAAAGATTCAACAGGATTGTCCCCGCCTATTTACTCGTTGTATTTCTCTGCACTGTTCTTCTGAGTTTGGTAAGTACTCTGTCTTTTTCCGATTATTTTGGCGATATAAAGGTTTATAAGTATCTCTTCTGGAACTCTATTTTCATGAACTTCATGGCGCCTAACCTTCCCGGCGTATTCGGGAACGAGGCTGTAAACGGTGCTCTTTGGACACTTAAAATTGAGATGTGCTTTTACATAGCGGTTCCTCTGATCTTTTTACTGTTCGGAAAAAACAATAAATACAGAAATATCAGCCTGATTGTGTTGTATTTCCTTTCTCTCATATTCCTCAATTATTTCGAAATGACCGGAAGACCTGCCGTATCCAGACAGCTTCCAGGTTCATTATGCTATTTCATTGGCGGAATGCTGGTCTACTTCCATTTTGATCAGTTTATCAAATATAAAAACAGGCTCTTTATGATTGCCATCATAACGGTTTGGATAGACCTTATCCTGCATATCAAGCTGTTCTCTCCGATTATGATCAGTATTATTGTACTCTATATTGCCTATTCATTCAAATTCCTGAATAACTTCGGAAAATACGGAGATTTCACCTATGGTATTTATATATTCCATTTCCCTATTATAAGGGTGTTTGCTACACTCGGACTGTTTGCAAACTACAATCCTTTTTTGATGGGGTTTGTATGTATGCTGGTAGTTATTGGTGTGGGAATTGCATCGTGGCATCTTTATGAGAAAAAATTTTTATAA